In Chlamydiales bacterium STE3, the DNA window AGTTTGCGATCACAAAAAACGTTGCTCTCCCAAATGATTGGATTAATCGATTTGGAGTTATTATCCAAGAATCTATTACTGAGATACCAGGCACTCTTAACCTTGTAAAAGAGTTGAAAAAACAGTGTTATCAAACAGCCATACTTTCCGATATGACTCAATACCAAGCAGAAATTATACGAAAAAATGGATACTTTGATTTATTTAATCCTGTTGTTCTATCACATGAAAATAGGGTAAAAAAACCAAATCCAGAAGCCTTTCAAATATTATTAAAAAAACTTAAGAAGCCAGCCTCTTCTGTGATTTTCGTTGATGATAGAATTAAAAATGTAGAGGCGGCTAAAATTCACGGAATTGACGCTATTCACTTTATTAACTTAAAACAGTTAAAAGAAGAACTCGAAAGAAGGGGCTTTGACTTAAGATAGAGCCAATAATTTATGTAACGAAAGCACCCAATTGGCATTTTTGGGTACCTGTGTTACATATTAAATATGATATCTTCAAAATATGATAAA includes these proteins:
- a CDS encoding hypothetical protein (Product derived from UniProtKB/Trembl:Q6MDS2) translates to MAKKLLTFFFYICLCTAYVSATDTNNLPVVVFDFGGVVAEANTTKMANFLIDSFNIDRDELSNAFRDMENQGGTEEQFWKQFAITKNVALPNDWINRFGVIIQESITEIPGTLNLVKELKKQCYQTAILSDMTQYQAEIIRKNGYFDLFNPVVLSHENRVKKPNPEAFQILLKKLKKPASSVIFVDDRIKNVEAAKIHGIDAIHFINLKQLKEELERRGFDLR